CAGGTATTTCTTGATACAGGAAAATCTATCACCTTCCTCGATACACCGGGCCACGAAGCCTTTACTGCAATGCGTGCCCGTGGAGCTCAGGTAACTGACATCGTAATACTTGTTGTTGCTGCTGATGACAGCGTGATGCCTCAAACTATTGAAGCAATTAGCCACGCCAAAGCTGCAAACGTACCGATTGTTGTGGCAATTAATAAAATTGACAAACCCGATGCAAATCCTGACCGTATAAGACAACAGTTAGCTGATCATGCTATCCTTGTTGAAGAATGGGGCGGTAAATATCAATCAGTTGAAATCTCAGCAAAACAGGGATTAAATATTGATAAGCTTATGGAAAAAGTACTGATTGAAGCTGAAATTCTTGAACTCAAGGCTGTTGTCGAAAGAATGACAAGGGGCATTGTAATCGAATCAAATATGAAAAAAGGTTGGGGTTCTACTGCTACTATCATTGTTCAGAAAGGTACTCTCAAAGTTGGAGACGCATTCGTAACAGGTATTCATTCAGGTAAGGTAAGAGCGTTGCTGAATGAAAGAGAGAATAAAATTGAAGAAGCAGGTCCATCCACACCGGTTATGGTTATTGGATTTGACGGGCTACCTGAAGTTGGCGATACATTCATAGTAACCCATACTGACTCCGAAGCCCGCGATATTGCAAATGAACGTAAACAGCTTCGCCGTGAACAGGATATGAGAAAAGTTCGACATCTTACACTTGACCAGATTTCAGCACAAATTCAAATTGGTGGTGTTAAGGAACTTAACCTTGTTATAAAGGGTGATGTTGCCGGTTCTGTCGAAGCACTCAGCGATTCACTTCTCAAGTTATCCCGGGATGAGGTACGTGTATCAATATTACATAAGGGTGTTGGTCCAATTACTGAGACAGATGTCATGCTTGCATCGGCATCAGGTGCAGTTGTAATTGGTTTCAATGTTAATCCTACAGGTAAAGCCCGTAAAGCTGCAGAAAATGAACTTGTTGATGTTCGACACTATGACATTATTTATGACTGTATTAATGAAGTTCAACTTGCTTTAGAGGGACTCCTTACTCCGGAATACAAAGAAGAAATTACTTCAACAGTAGAAATAAGAAAGACATTCAAAGTTTCCAAAATAGGAACTATTGCAGGATGTTTTGTCAAAAGCGGAAAGATTTTGCGTAATGACAAGGTTCGAGTACTAAGAGACGGACTTCTTGAATTTGAAGGAAACATTTCATCTCTCAAACGTGGTAAAGACGACGTAAAAGAAGTTGATACAGGATTCGAATGCGGCATCCAGTTTGCCGGATTTAACGATGTTATGGAAGGCGATATAATTGAGTCGTTCAAGCTTATTGAAATTAAAAGAAAATTTAAATAATTATTATTATTTGCGAATATGCCACACAGACCAGAAAAAGTAGCTAATGAAATAAAAAGAATCCTTGCACAACCGATTGTAGATATTTCAAATAGTATCAAAGCCGGTTTTGCTACTTTGACTGCTGTCAGAATTTCTAAAGATTTACAAAATGCTAAACTTTATATAAGTCTTTTTGGAAAAAATAGTCAGCCGGGTAAACTAATTGACGAACTTGAAAATCAACGAGGCGAGCTGAGACATATTATCGCTAAAGATATGAGATTAAAATCAGTACCTGATCTAAAATTCTATCTCGACGATACTTTAGACCAGATTGAACATATTCAATCGCTCTTAAATTCCGTAAAAAGCAGCAACACTGATGATGATAATTTTACTCAATCAGATTAAATGTTGAAATATTATAAATGATATTCTCAAAAAGTAATACAGATAATATCGAAGAATTTATTGCCGCTTCACATTCAACCGGGGCGGCAATTCTTATAGATAAGCCAGTTGATTGGACATCTTTCAATGTCGTTGCAAAAATTCGAAATTTACTCAAAGTAAAAAAAGTTGGTCACGCAGGAACTTTAGACCCTTTGGCAACCGGTTTGCTGATAATATGCACAGGTAAATTCACCAAAAAAATCAACGAATTCCAGGACTTATACAAAGAATATACCGGCGAAATTAAAATAGGTGCTGTAACAAAATCTTATGACTCTGAGTTTCCGGAAGAGAATATCAAAGACATTTCTCACATTTCAGATGAAATGGTCATTGAGTCATCCAGAAGCTTTATCGGAAGGCATAAGCAGTTTCCACCTATGTTTTCTGCCAAGAAAGTTAACGGCAAAAAGCTATATGAGTTAGCCAGAAAAGATATTAAAATTGAGCTAAAAGCAAATGAAGTTGATTTTTTCAACGTCATTGCAAAATATGAACCACCACTCGTTGATTTTTATATTAAATGCTCCAAAGGAACTTATATAAGGTCGTTCGCTTATGATTTAGGCGAGAAATTGGGAGTCGGTGGTTACTTAAAATCTTTGAGAAGAACTGCCATTGGCGATTTTAGAGCCGATGATGCTATCAAAATGAATGATTTTATTGATATTATTTCAAATTATTCCGGCAAATAATGAATATTTTTCGTAGTTTCGATGAAATAAATTTTCAGAAGGATACCATACTGACTGTTGGTACTTTCGATGGTATTCATCTTGGACATCAGTTTATTATCAATAAATTGTTAAAAATTTCAGAAGATAATCACCTGCGAAATCTAATTCTTACAATTCATCCCCACCCTCAAATTGTTCTGAAGAAAACCGGAAAATCATCTGTAAGTTTGCTTACTTCAATTGAAGAAAGATTGGAATTATTCAAAAAATTTAGAGTTCAAAATGTTTTAATAATCCCATTTACTTATGAATTTTCTCAAATCACTGCCCGCGAATTTGTTGTTGATTATCTTATAGAAAAAGTTGGAATGAAGAGGATTTTAATTGGATATGACCATTTATTCGGAAAAGACAGAAACGGCAATGAAAATCTTCTGAAAGAACTCTCCCCTATCCATAATTTTGAGATTGAAAGACTAGAAAGGATTGGCGAGGCAGACCACTCAATTTCAAGTTCAGCTATAAGAAAAGCTCTTCTTAACTCAGATTTAATCACGGCAAATAAATTTCTGGGACATCATTACGGTCTTCGTGGCGAAGTCATACACGGACTCAAGCGCGGAAGGACAATCGGTTTCCCAACAGCGAATTTGTTACCGGATGATGAGCACAAGCTCCTTCCACCTGTGGGAGTATATTTTGTGTACTCCATTATTCACGGCAGGAAGTATTACGGAATGGCTAATATTGGATACAAACCAACTGTTACAAGTAATCGTATTCTGACTATAGAAGCCAATTTTTTTGATTTCAATCTTGATATTTATGGAGAGACAATTACTTTGCATTTCGTAAAAAAAATCCGTGATGAAAAGAAATTCTCCGGTATTGATGAACTGAAAAATCAAATTAAATTAGATAAAAATACATGCCTTGAGCTTATATCATAAATTCTGTGTAACTATTCAGCTATATCATTTTGTAAAGTTATCAAAAATCACGCTGACAAAGAAAGTTTTGATGGTAACTTATCAGCTATACCATTTTACAAAGGGCTAAAGCCCTTTGTTGCTCGAGTTCGAAACATACGGCTTTAGCCGTATGCAAATTTGAATTAAAAAATGGAAAATTGATTAAAAACCAAAGTATTTACGATAATAATATTAGGAAGTGAATAATTTATTTGAACATTTATTAATTTTGGCTGAGTTTTACAATTCTAATATATTCTTGAAAAATTATACATAGTTTTTATTTAGTTTTCAGTCATTAAATAATTATTGAATTATAGAATATTACAGCAATAATTCAAGTAATATTATTTTATTTCCCCTATTTTTAAGATTAACACGTCATAAATTACTTAATAATACAAACAAATTACAGGACTTAAATTTATGTCAGATGTTAGTAATGAAGTATTGTCAAAAGCAGGTGAAACTTTTTTTTCACCCGAGCATATTCAACTGAATGCAAGAATAAGTCATGACAAGTACAAGGAAATGTACAGAGAATCAATCGAAAATCCTGAGAGATTCTGGACTGATATTGCCGAGAAGGAATTGCACTGGTTTAAGAAATTCACTGAAGTACGCAATTGGGAGTATCCGGATTATCAATGGTTTCGTGGCGGAAAGCTGAATATTACGTATAATTGTCTTGACCGCCATGTCAAAAATGGCAGAAGAAACAAAGTAGCATTCATCTACACAAACGAAGCCGGTGACGACTGCAAAATCACTTACGGTGAACTTTCAGAAAGAGTCAACAGATTTTCCAATGCCCTTAAATCCTTAGGGGTGAAAAAAGGTGATACTGTAACATTAAATATGGCACAGACCATTGAACAGGTAATTGCGGTACTTGCAGTTGCAAGGATTGGTGCTATACATTCAGTAGTTTTTGGCGGATTTGCCGCTCACGCCCTGCAACTGAGAATTGAAGATGCCAAATCAAAGGTAGTCATAACTTCGACCTGGACTGAAAGACGTGGTAAGAAAATAATGATTAAGTCAATTGTTGATGAAGCAGTTGACCATCTTGATTATAATGTGGATATTATCGTAGCACAAAGAGATGGTGATAATTATCAGCTAATCGAAAATGAATATGATTTTCATACTTTAATAAACGAAAGCAGTCCTGTTTGCGAGCCTGAAATTATGGACTCTGAAGATCCGCTGTTTATACTTTATACATCAGGAACAACAGGCAAACCCAAAGGTGTACTGCATACTACAGCCGGATATAATCTCTTTACTCATTTTACGATGAAGACAGTTTTCGATATTCAAGATGACGATATTTACTGGTGCACAGCTGATATCGGCTGGATAACCGGACACAGCTATATGATTTACGGACCACTTTCCAATGGTGCAACTTCACTTCTTGTAGAAGGTGCTCCTGACTTTCCAACTCCGGACAGATGGTGGAAAATTGTTGAAAAATACAGAGTAAATGTTCTTTACACTGCTCCAACTGCCATTCGACTTTTTATGAAATACGGCACGGAATATCCTAAAAAGCATGACTTATCATCTCTGAGAATCATCGGAACAGTCGGAGAGCCTATAAACCCTGAAGCTTGGATGTGGTATTATGAAAATATCGGCGGAAAAAATTGTTCCGTTGTTGATACCTGGTGGCAGACTGAAACCGGAGGACACATGATTACTACGCTTCCGAGTGTCCCTCAGAAGCCCGGTAGAGCCGGACTGCCATTTTTTGGAGTTGAAGCTAAGGTTATAAATAAGGACGGAACGCCGGCAAAACCAAATTCTGTTGGATTATTAGTAATTAAAGAACCCTGGCCCTCAGCACTAAGAACCTGCTGGGGTGAGCCCCAAAGATTTGAAAAATATTGGAATGAATTACCCGGTTACTACTATGCAGGCGACTTAGCCACAATAGATGAAGACGGTTATATTA
This window of the Ignavibacteriota bacterium genome carries:
- the rbfA gene encoding 30S ribosome-binding factor RbfA; amino-acid sequence: MPHRPEKVANEIKRILAQPIVDISNSIKAGFATLTAVRISKDLQNAKLYISLFGKNSQPGKLIDELENQRGELRHIIAKDMRLKSVPDLKFYLDDTLDQIEHIQSLLNSVKSSNTDDDNFTQSD
- the truB gene encoding tRNA pseudouridine(55) synthase TruB, which encodes MIFSKSNTDNIEEFIAASHSTGAAILIDKPVDWTSFNVVAKIRNLLKVKKVGHAGTLDPLATGLLIICTGKFTKKINEFQDLYKEYTGEIKIGAVTKSYDSEFPEENIKDISHISDEMVIESSRSFIGRHKQFPPMFSAKKVNGKKLYELARKDIKIELKANEVDFFNVIAKYEPPLVDFYIKCSKGTYIRSFAYDLGEKLGVGGYLKSLRRTAIGDFRADDAIKMNDFIDIISNYSGK
- the ribF gene encoding riboflavin biosynthesis protein RibF, translating into MNIFRSFDEINFQKDTILTVGTFDGIHLGHQFIINKLLKISEDNHLRNLILTIHPHPQIVLKKTGKSSVSLLTSIEERLELFKKFRVQNVLIIPFTYEFSQITAREFVVDYLIEKVGMKRILIGYDHLFGKDRNGNENLLKELSPIHNFEIERLERIGEADHSISSSAIRKALLNSDLITANKFLGHHYGLRGEVIHGLKRGRTIGFPTANLLPDDEHKLLPPVGVYFVYSIIHGRKYYGMANIGYKPTVTSNRILTIEANFFDFNLDIYGETITLHFVKKIRDEKKFSGIDELKNQIKLDKNTCLELIS
- the acs gene encoding acetate--CoA ligase: MSDVSNEVLSKAGETFFSPEHIQLNARISHDKYKEMYRESIENPERFWTDIAEKELHWFKKFTEVRNWEYPDYQWFRGGKLNITYNCLDRHVKNGRRNKVAFIYTNEAGDDCKITYGELSERVNRFSNALKSLGVKKGDTVTLNMAQTIEQVIAVLAVARIGAIHSVVFGGFAAHALQLRIEDAKSKVVITSTWTERRGKKIMIKSIVDEAVDHLDYNVDIIVAQRDGDNYQLIENEYDFHTLINESSPVCEPEIMDSEDPLFILYTSGTTGKPKGVLHTTAGYNLFTHFTMKTVFDIQDDDIYWCTADIGWITGHSYMIYGPLSNGATSLLVEGAPDFPTPDRWWKIVEKYRVNVLYTAPTAIRLFMKYGTEYPKKHDLSSLRIIGTVGEPINPEAWMWYYENIGGKNCSVVDTWWQTETGGHMITTLPSVPQKPGRAGLPFFGVEAKVINKDGTPAKPNSVGLLVIKEPWPSALRTCWGEPQRFEKYWNELPGYYYAGDLATIDEDGYIMILGRADDVLNVSGHRIGTAEVESALVAHNSVAEAAVIGKPHDIKGESIKAFVVLKDGFEQDKHLVNDIKFKVRRELGSLAVPDEIEIVDKLLKTRSGKIMRRVYKARELGIDAGDLSTAEE